From a region of the Hippopotamus amphibius kiboko isolate mHipAmp2 chromosome 3, mHipAmp2.hap2, whole genome shotgun sequence genome:
- the LOC130849461 gene encoding cofilin-1-like produces the protein MAYSVAVSDGVIKVFNDMKVRKSSTPEEVKKHKKAVLFCLSEDKKNIILEEGKEILVGDVGQTVDDPYATFVKMLPDKDCCYTLYDATYETKESKKEDLVFIFWAPECATLKSKMIYASSKDGLKKKLMGIKHELQANCYEEVKDCCTLAEKLGGSTIISLEGKPL, from the coding sequence ATGGCCTACAGTGTAGCTGTCTCTGATGGGGTCATCAAGGTGTTCAATGACATGAAGGTGCGTAAGTCGTCGACACCAGAGGAGGTGAAGAAGCACAAGAAGGCAGTGCTCTTCTGCTTGAGTGAGGACAAGAAGAACATCATCCTGGAGGAAGGCAAGGAGATCCTGGTAGGTGACGTGGGCCAGACTGTAGACGACCCCTACGCCACCTTTGTCAAGATGCTTCCAGACAAGGACTGCTGCTACACCCTGTATGATGCGACCTATGAGACCAAGGAGAGCAAGAAGGAGGACCTGGTGTTCATATTCTGGGCCCCTGAGTGTGCAACACTTAAGAGCAAAATGATCTATGCCAGCTCCAAGGACGGCCTCAAGAAGAAGCTGATGGGGATCAAGCATGAGTTGCAAGCAAATTGCTATGAGGAGGTCAAGGACTGCTGCACCCTGGCAGAGAAGCTGGGAGGCAGCACCATCATCTCCCTGGAGGGCAAGCCTTTGTGA